Proteins co-encoded in one Synechococcus elongatus PCC 6301 genomic window:
- the mnmE gene encoding tRNA uridine-5-carboxymethylaminomethyl(34) synthesis GTPase MnmE: MVGFSGDTIAAIATAIVPQQGSVGIVRLSGAAATEIARQIFQIAGQQPWESHRILYGYIRDPESGRLVDEALLLPMLAPRSYTREDVVELHCHGGLMPVQQTLQLCIRAGARLAEPGEFTLRAFLNGRLDLSQAESIADLISAQSPQAAQAALGSLQGKLGHPIRQLRDRCLDILAEVEARIDFEDDLPPLDLEAIAAQLTAAGADMQAILSTADRGELLRTGLKIAIVGRPNVGKSSLLNAWSRCDRAIVTDLPGRTRDLVESQLIVGGIPVQVLDTAGIRETSDQVEQIGVERSRRAAQSADLVLLTIDASAGWSAEDQTIWEAVSDRPILLVINKRDRLSEAERHAIALPQQEFKAIVWTAAAQQKGIEDLEAAILAAVGTGDLTSANWDWALNQRQVAALTTAQTALRRVEETLQAQLPLDFWTIDLREAIAALGSITGEGIAESMLDLIFSRFCIGK; encoded by the coding sequence ATGGTCGGTTTTTCAGGCGACACCATTGCTGCGATCGCCACTGCCATTGTTCCTCAACAGGGCAGTGTTGGCATCGTGCGACTGTCGGGGGCGGCAGCAACTGAGATCGCTCGCCAGATTTTTCAGATTGCCGGGCAACAACCTTGGGAAAGCCACCGCATTCTCTACGGTTATATTCGCGATCCAGAGTCGGGGAGACTGGTTGATGAGGCGCTGTTATTGCCAATGTTGGCACCCCGCTCCTATACGCGGGAAGACGTGGTCGAGTTGCACTGCCACGGCGGTTTGATGCCAGTTCAGCAAACGCTGCAACTCTGCATTCGGGCTGGCGCAAGGCTGGCAGAACCGGGAGAGTTTACGCTGCGGGCCTTTTTGAATGGCCGCTTGGATCTTAGTCAGGCCGAGAGTATTGCCGATTTGATTAGTGCCCAATCGCCTCAAGCAGCACAGGCTGCACTAGGGAGCTTACAGGGCAAGTTAGGGCACCCGATTCGCCAGCTCCGCGATCGCTGTCTGGACATTTTGGCGGAAGTCGAAGCCCGCATCGATTTTGAAGACGATCTACCGCCGTTGGATTTGGAGGCGATCGCCGCTCAATTAACGGCTGCGGGTGCGGACATGCAAGCGATTTTATCAACTGCCGATCGCGGGGAACTGTTGCGTACGGGCCTGAAGATTGCGATCGTGGGGCGACCCAATGTCGGTAAATCCAGCCTGCTCAATGCTTGGAGTCGCTGCGATCGCGCCATTGTCACTGACCTACCCGGTAGGACTCGCGATTTGGTGGAATCGCAGCTGATCGTCGGCGGTATTCCCGTGCAAGTCCTAGATACGGCTGGTATCCGCGAAACCAGCGATCAGGTGGAGCAAATTGGGGTTGAGCGATCGCGCCGAGCCGCTCAGTCAGCCGACCTCGTGCTGCTGACGATCGATGCCAGTGCCGGTTGGAGCGCTGAGGATCAAACCATTTGGGAAGCAGTGAGCGATCGCCCTATCCTATTAGTCATCAACAAACGCGATCGCCTGTCAGAAGCAGAACGCCACGCGATCGCTCTGCCGCAGCAGGAGTTTAAGGCGATCGTTTGGACAGCCGCTGCACAACAAAAAGGGATTGAGGATTTAGAAGCCGCCATTCTGGCAGCAGTCGGAACTGGCGACTTAACCAGTGCCAATTGGGATTGGGCCTTGAATCAACGGCAAGTTGCCGCCTTGACAACTGCTCAAACTGCCCTGCGACGTGTCGAAGAAACCTTGCAAGCGCAACTTCCTCTCGACTTTTGGACGATTGATTTGCGAGAAGCGATTGCTGCGCTTGGTTCAATCACCGGCGAAGGGATCGCCGAGTCGATGTTGGATCTGATCTTTAGCCGCTTTTGTATCGGCAAATAG
- the manS gene encoding photosynthesis regulation sensor histidine kinase ManS, producing MSSATRRRLAIWYTLLTAILLLAFAVSAYVYARGTLIDRVDDTLSHVVEVIERSLVIEPTGPSRTPQVNLEISFRSREASAEADRIDLEWFSPSGDLLWSTLDAPLAVPLSLSRRAETVSFPSAYDEPALVRQLTEPVIFDRQLLGYLRVSHPWFEVSAPIQQLLIDLSFGSALMLVAVAATGWFLSGLAMRPVYESYGQLKQFTADASHELRNPIATIQANVQAALTEPQGLAPEQQQVLQVIERLTRRLGSLVDDLLFLARQDSGLQQPAPIQNLDLDALLLDVVEEQSLYAQEQNLSLDLQLPDADQALQLTGVREQLARLFTNLIANALQYTPASGQVTVQVQPLNQGLQVEVRDSGIGISPETLPHVFERFYRADPARRPRDRGGSGLGLAIAQAIVERHHGKIHLRSQVGQGTTAVVWLPFNQPDAARSL from the coding sequence ATGTCTTCTGCTACGCGCCGCCGCCTCGCGATCTGGTACACCCTGCTGACTGCCATCCTCTTGCTGGCCTTTGCAGTGAGTGCTTATGTCTATGCGCGCGGCACGCTGATCGATCGTGTCGACGACACCCTCAGCCACGTTGTGGAAGTGATCGAGCGATCGCTGGTGATAGAACCAACGGGCCCCAGCCGCACCCCCCAAGTCAACCTCGAGATCAGTTTTCGCAGCCGCGAAGCCAGTGCAGAAGCCGATCGCATTGACTTGGAGTGGTTTAGCCCCAGTGGTGACTTACTCTGGAGCACCCTCGATGCACCACTGGCCGTGCCCCTATCCCTGAGCCGACGAGCTGAAACCGTCAGTTTCCCGAGCGCCTACGATGAGCCGGCCTTGGTACGCCAGCTAACTGAGCCTGTCATTTTCGATCGCCAATTGCTGGGCTACCTGCGGGTTAGTCATCCCTGGTTTGAAGTCAGTGCGCCCATCCAGCAACTCCTGATCGATCTCAGCTTTGGCAGTGCTCTGATGCTGGTTGCGGTGGCGGCAACCGGCTGGTTTTTATCAGGTTTGGCCATGCGCCCAGTCTACGAGTCTTACGGGCAGCTCAAGCAATTTACGGCGGATGCTTCCCATGAACTGCGCAATCCGATCGCGACGATTCAGGCCAATGTGCAAGCCGCCCTGACTGAGCCCCAAGGCTTGGCCCCCGAACAACAGCAAGTTTTGCAGGTCATTGAACGCTTGACCCGTCGCCTTGGCAGCCTTGTTGATGATCTGCTGTTCTTGGCCCGCCAAGATAGCGGTCTACAGCAACCGGCTCCAATCCAAAACCTCGATTTAGATGCCCTCCTACTGGATGTGGTCGAGGAGCAAAGTCTCTATGCCCAAGAGCAAAACCTGAGCTTAGATTTACAGCTGCCTGATGCGGATCAGGCCCTGCAGCTGACTGGAGTGCGGGAACAACTGGCTCGCCTGTTCACCAATTTGATCGCCAACGCTCTGCAGTACACACCAGCATCGGGTCAGGTGACGGTTCAGGTGCAGCCACTTAATCAAGGACTGCAAGTGGAAGTTCGCGACAGCGGCATTGGCATCAGTCCCGAGACGTTGCCTCACGTCTTTGAGCGGTTTTATCGTGCCGATCCAGCCCGGCGACCGCGCGATCGCGGCGGCTCTGGCTTAGGACTGGCGATCGCTCAAGCAATTGTGGAGCGTCACCACGGCAAAATCCACCTGCGCAGTCAAGTCGGGCAAGGAACAACCGCGGTCGTTTGGCTACCATTCAATCAGCCGGATGCAGCGCGTTCCCTTTAA
- a CDS encoding N-acetylmuramoyl-L-alanine amidase, with protein sequence MSRLVAALLRRRFWQRLACLLLFLGVLLTGVLLHDRQQSQSLVPLPTAIAFQQFFRRPAPELADQTPASEIAWAHPNNYGERLRFNADGSLVDNEPLIVLHETFYSADSAIDWFPRGDLEDSEAASYHAIIRRNGAVISIVPAQAKAYGAAESGFDTAEGLETLYGDPEHPPSVNSFSYHISLETPLDGQDSDPPHSGYTVARYRSLAWLIAQTEVPAERITTHKEVDLSGERIDPRSFDRDRLLKQLRQFRDRLATGTST encoded by the coding sequence GTGTCCAGGCTTGTTGCAGCATTGTTGCGGCGCCGATTCTGGCAGCGTTTGGCCTGTTTGCTGCTCTTCCTAGGGGTACTGCTAACGGGGGTTCTTCTACACGACCGACAACAGTCGCAATCGCTGGTGCCCCTCCCTACTGCAATCGCCTTTCAACAGTTTTTTCGCCGTCCTGCACCCGAACTAGCGGACCAAACACCAGCCTCTGAGATTGCCTGGGCCCATCCCAATAATTACGGTGAGCGACTGCGCTTCAACGCCGATGGTAGCCTCGTCGACAACGAACCCTTGATTGTGCTGCATGAAACGTTCTACTCAGCCGATTCAGCGATCGATTGGTTCCCGCGCGGCGACCTTGAGGATTCTGAAGCTGCTAGCTACCACGCCATCATTCGCCGCAATGGTGCTGTGATCTCGATCGTGCCTGCTCAAGCCAAAGCCTATGGTGCGGCAGAGTCGGGCTTTGACACCGCCGAAGGACTGGAGACGCTCTACGGCGATCCCGAGCACCCACCTTCGGTCAATAGTTTTTCCTATCACATCTCCCTTGAGACGCCGCTAGATGGGCAGGATTCTGACCCCCCGCACAGTGGCTACACCGTCGCGCGGTACCGGAGTTTGGCTTGGTTGATTGCTCAAACTGAGGTTCCGGCAGAGCGCATCACTACCCATAAGGAGGTCGATCTCTCGGGGGAGCGGATTGATCCCCGGAGCTTTGATCGCGATCGCCTCTTGAAACAACTTCGCCAATTTCGCGATCGCCTCGCAACGGGAACCTCAACTTGA
- a CDS encoding protein adenylyltransferase SelO, which yields MPSTNPFLTLPYEPAFASLGSEFSDPVEAATFPAHQLRFRNDRLLPILGLDPATVADEHFIEAFGRFQGRSPLLAMRYHGYQFGIYSPDLGDGRGFLYGQVRGRNGWLYDFGTKGSGRTPYSRGGDGKPTLKGGVREVLASEFLQRLGVRTGRCLSLIETGEELWRGDEPSPTRSSVMVRFNRTHIRFGTFERLHYFKRADLVRQLLDHVIATYYSHLLGDPEADAKFYAELTERTADLAAQWMAAGFCHAVLNTDNLSIVGESFDYGPWAFLDRFDPKFTAAYFDHSGRYRYENQPGICQLNLELLQVPLGMVMSAADLEAGIAGFGDRYQATYSRLMLRRLGFEADQLHSAIADDLIITTLQLLLRAPIGYNEFFARLRAQFQPSWRSDLSAILPDWITTDLEALPEAQWQGWRDRYHQLLTHLPESQLPLIQQQLAQANPEISPIRPVVESVWDPIAIDDNWEPLEALLNRWRHDGDGAADGAVVPNAN from the coding sequence ATGCCAAGCACCAATCCCTTTTTGACCCTGCCCTACGAACCGGCGTTTGCCAGCCTCGGCAGTGAATTTTCCGATCCCGTTGAAGCTGCGACCTTCCCTGCGCACCAGCTGCGGTTCCGCAATGATCGCCTACTGCCCATCCTCGGGCTCGATCCGGCAACGGTGGCAGATGAGCACTTCATTGAGGCGTTTGGCCGCTTCCAAGGGCGATCGCCGCTGCTGGCGATGCGCTACCACGGCTATCAATTCGGCATTTACAGCCCAGACTTGGGCGATGGTCGCGGTTTCCTCTACGGCCAAGTACGTGGACGCAACGGCTGGCTCTACGACTTTGGCACTAAGGGATCGGGCCGAACACCCTATTCCCGGGGCGGCGATGGCAAGCCCACCCTCAAAGGGGGAGTGCGAGAGGTGTTGGCCTCAGAATTTCTCCAGCGACTTGGGGTACGGACAGGGCGTTGTCTGAGCTTGATTGAAACAGGCGAGGAGCTCTGGCGCGGTGATGAACCCTCGCCCACGCGATCGTCGGTGATGGTGCGCTTTAACCGCACTCATATTCGCTTTGGCACCTTTGAGCGCCTGCACTACTTCAAACGGGCGGATCTGGTGCGGCAACTGCTCGATCATGTAATTGCGACCTACTATTCCCATCTACTGGGTGACCCTGAGGCCGATGCCAAGTTCTACGCAGAACTGACGGAACGGACTGCGGATCTAGCCGCGCAATGGATGGCCGCTGGGTTCTGCCACGCCGTCCTCAACACCGACAACCTTTCGATTGTGGGCGAAAGCTTCGACTATGGCCCGTGGGCATTTCTCGATCGCTTCGATCCAAAGTTCACCGCCGCCTACTTCGACCACAGTGGCCGCTATCGCTACGAGAATCAGCCCGGCATCTGCCAGCTCAACCTGGAGTTACTGCAAGTGCCCTTGGGCATGGTGATGTCGGCAGCCGATCTGGAAGCTGGCATCGCAGGTTTTGGCGATCGCTACCAAGCAACCTACAGCCGCTTGATGCTGCGGCGTCTAGGCTTTGAAGCCGATCAGCTCCATTCAGCGATCGCGGATGACTTGATCATCACCACGCTGCAACTGCTGCTGCGCGCACCAATCGGCTATAACGAGTTTTTTGCCAGACTCCGCGCTCAATTCCAACCCAGTTGGCGCAGTGACCTCAGCGCAATTTTGCCTGATTGGATCACGACTGACCTAGAAGCCTTGCCGGAAGCCCAGTGGCAAGGTTGGCGCGATCGCTATCACCAGCTGCTCACCCATCTACCCGAGTCGCAACTGCCGCTCATTCAGCAGCAGCTCGCCCAAGCCAATCCAGAGATTTCACCCATTCGTCCGGTGGTTGAATCCGTTTGGGACCCGATCGCAATCGATGACAACTGGGAGCCATTAGAAGCGCTGCTCAATCGTTGGCGGCACGACGGTGACGGCGCTGCTGATGGTGCCGTTGTGCCAAATGCAAACTAA
- a CDS encoding DUF1036 domain-containing protein, translating into MKQLFSGVRQVCSIAAVSTVAWLGFSSFAEPASAELVICNKTRKTVNLAVGYKEGESWRSRGWYSISPRGCETVVGGRLKLRYYYYYAENTDASLLWEGDYNFCIRDPEEFSILGDQNCERRGYLTQGFSEIDTKNAKSFTLDLTD; encoded by the coding sequence ATGAAGCAGTTATTCTCGGGTGTTCGCCAGGTTTGCTCGATCGCAGCAGTCTCAACGGTGGCGTGGTTAGGGTTCAGCAGTTTTGCAGAGCCAGCCAGTGCCGAACTGGTGATCTGCAACAAAACACGCAAGACCGTCAATCTCGCCGTCGGCTATAAGGAGGGAGAATCCTGGCGATCGCGGGGGTGGTATAGCATTTCCCCACGGGGCTGCGAAACGGTGGTTGGCGGCCGCTTAAAGCTTCGCTATTACTACTACTATGCTGAAAATACAGATGCTTCTCTGCTCTGGGAAGGCGACTACAATTTCTGCATTCGTGACCCCGAAGAATTCTCAATTTTAGGGGACCAAAACTGCGAACGTCGGGGCTACCTCACGCAAGGTTTCTCAGAAATTGACACCAAAAACGCCAAGTCATTCACCCTTGATTTAACGGACTAG
- a CDS encoding DUF2062 domain-containing protein codes for MRAEQGATVPVLLSARQRRYTWPQRWQRRCRYWYYRALRLETCPKALARGIGLGVFAGCFPLFGLQILIGVSLATILRGNKVLAAAATWISNPFTYLPLFSFNFQLGRLFVPTDNRLLTLEKLSSWQTLQDLGSDFLHALMLGSLLVAIALGFAAYWISLHLAQRHHQQRRHRRAAND; via the coding sequence ATGCGAGCTGAACAAGGAGCAACGGTTCCGGTGTTATTATCCGCCCGCCAGCGTCGATACACTTGGCCGCAACGTTGGCAACGCCGCTGTCGCTATTGGTATTACCGCGCGTTGCGCCTTGAAACCTGCCCGAAAGCACTGGCACGGGGGATTGGTCTGGGTGTGTTTGCCGGCTGCTTCCCGCTATTTGGTCTGCAGATTTTGATTGGGGTCAGCCTCGCTACGATTCTGAGAGGCAACAAGGTTCTAGCGGCGGCTGCAACCTGGATCAGCAATCCCTTCACCTATCTGCCGTTGTTCAGCTTCAATTTCCAGTTGGGGCGGCTGTTTGTGCCCACCGACAACCGCCTGCTGACTCTGGAAAAGCTTAGCTCTTGGCAAACGCTGCAGGACTTAGGAAGCGACTTCCTCCATGCCTTGATGTTGGGTAGCCTTCTGGTGGCGATCGCCCTTGGCTTTGCTGCCTACTGGATTAGTTTGCATTTGGCACAACGGCACCATCAGCAGCGCCGTCACCGTCGTGCCGCCAACGATTGA